The segment TGCAACCATCGATCAACGCCGCTTCTTCGAGGTCCCGGGGTAGCGAAGCAAAGAATCCCCGTAAAAGCCAGACCCCAACGGGAACCGAGAACGTCAGATAGGCAATAATCAGGGCCAGGAAAGAGTCGATGAGACCAAGCCGACTCATAATCCGATACAAGGGAACGATAATCGCTGCCAAGGGGAAAAGTTGACTGAACAACAGTAACACAAAAAACCCCATTTTTCCTGGAAAATAGAGGCGGGCGAAGGCATACGAGGAGAAAATGGCGACGGCGATGACCATAAGCGTCGTCGAGGAAGCCACCAGGAAACTGTTGAAGAAATAGCGGATAAACATCGACCCCCGCCCGAAGACATGCAGGTAGTTCTCTATCGTCGGCCGTTGCGGTATGAGGTAGGGAGGAACCGTAAACTGTTCATCCGGGGCCTTCAGAGACATGGACAGCATCACGGCGAAGGGAAATAGCACAAAGGCCATCAGGAGCACTACAAAGATGGCGGTGGTGATGTTTTTACGGGTTTCCAGAGCCTTGTTCATTCCAGGCTCTCCCTGCGCAGGCTCAGGCGGATATAGAGCAAGCTGAAGATCAAGAGAAAGATAAAATTGAGAACTGCGAAACGGGAAGCGTCTCCAAAACGGAAGCGCCGGAAGCCCAATGTATAGATATAGGTGGGGAAAATGTGGCTGGTTTCAGCCGGGCCGCCTCCGGTCATTACATGGACCAGTTCGAAGTAATTGAAAGTCCAGATGAAGGTCAACAGCAAGGTAATGATTATGATCGGTTTCATGGTGGGAAGCGTCACGTGAATAAACTTTTTCCACTCCCCCGCTCCATCGATTTCTGAGGCTTCGTAGAGTTCTTCCGGAACGGTTTGGAGCCCAGCCAGGTACATCAGCGTCGAAAAGGGAAAACCTTTCCATATGGCGGCCACGATCACCGAGTACAGGGCTAGGCCGGGGAGGCTCAGCCAGGTAACCGGTTTCTCGATCAGACCTAAAACTCGCAGATAGTGATTGATCAAACCCAGTTGCGGTTCATACATCAAGCGCCAAACCATGGCCGCCACTACACCGGGCATTACCCAGGGCAAAATGACGATCCCCCGCACCAGGGTCCGCCCGAAAAAAGACCGGTTCAATACCAGGGCCGACCCCAGACCCAGCCAGAACTGGAAGAAGACAACGAGAATCGTCCACACCACTGAGTTGCGGAAAACGACGTAGAGCATAGGGGAGGTCAGCAGTCTCTGGTAAGCGCCCCACCCCAAAAACCGGGTTGCCGTAAGCGAGACATCGTACAGGCTCAGGTTGAATGT is part of the Atribacteraceae bacterium genome and harbors:
- a CDS encoding sugar ABC transporter permease; translated protein: MKREWISGYLFILPSVFLLAVLLIYPLLLTFNLSLYDVSLTATRFLGWGAYQRLLTSPMLYVVFRNSVVWTILVVFFQFWLGLGSALVLNRSFFGRTLVRGIVILPWVMPGVVAAMVWRLMYEPQLGLINHYLRVLGLIEKPVTWLSLPGLALYSVIVAAIWKGFPFSTLMYLAGLQTVPEELYEASEIDGAGEWKKFIHVTLPTMKPIIIITLLLTFIWTFNYFELVHVMTGGGPAETSHIFPTYIYTLGFRRFRFGDASRFAVLNFIFLLIFSLLYIRLSLRRESLE
- a CDS encoding carbohydrate ABC transporter permease; protein product: MNKALETRKNITTAIFVVLLMAFVLFPFAVMLSMSLKAPDEQFTVPPYLIPQRPTIENYLHVFGRGSMFIRYFFNSFLVASSTTLMVIAVAIFSSYAFARLYFPGKMGFFVLLLFSQLFPLAAIIVPLYRIMSRLGLIDSFLALIIAYLTFSVPVGVWLLRGFFASLPRDLEEAALIDGCTRWQAFWRIILPLMRPGIGATASYVFFITWQEFMFALTFITSMDKRTLPRGIFDFVGQYETNWGNLMAASILICIPVFVLFLFVQKQLVGGLTKGAVKG